The following nucleotide sequence is from Thermostaphylospora chromogena.
ACGATCGCCCCCGTCGACCCCGCCATGATGACCTCGCCCGTCGTCCACACCGCCACCGTCAGCGCGTACTCGACGGTGGTGGAGGCCAGCACGGTCAGCGCGAACCCCGCCCCCACCACCGCGATCCCGCACGCCAGCACCACCGATTGGTCGAACCTGCCCAGCCGGTCGCTGATCAGCGGCTGGATCAGCACGACCATGATCCCGTTGAGCGCGACCGCCGTGCCGTAGTCGGCGGGCGAGAGGCCCTCACCGCTCATGGTCAGCGGAAGCGTCGTGTAGATCTGAAAGTACGTGAGCGTGTACAGCATGGTGCACGCCGTGAAGAACAGCATGATCTTGTCGCGGAGCACGTCGCGGAACCCGCCGCGCGCCCGCTCCCGTACGGCCGGCCGGGTCTCGCGCACGCCGAACCACACCAGCGCGCCGAAGAACAGGCAGGTGGCCGCGTCCACCCAGAACAGCCAGGAGAATCCGGCGCCCGCCAGCCATCCGGCGCTCGTCATCGCCACCGCGAACCCCAGATTGACCGCCCAGAACAGCAGCCCGTACGCCCGCAGCCGGTCCTTCGGCGAGACGACGTCGGCGATGATGGCCTGCGAGGCGGGCCGGTAGGCGTCCAGCGCCAGGCCGAGGACGAACATCGTCGTCGCGATGGCGGGAAGCGTCGTGCTCGCCCCCAGGGCGACCATCGCGGCCGCGGTGAGGACCATGCCGCCGGAGAGGGTCACCCTGCGGCCGAACGCGTCGGCCATCCAGCCGGCGACCACCTGCGACAGCAGCGCGCCGGCCCCGTACAGGGTCATCACCGTCCCGGCGGCGGCCAGCGAGAACCCGCGGGCCTGGGTCAGGTAGAGGCCGATGAACGGCTCCACCATCGTGCCCAGCCGGTTGACGAGCGTGCCGCTCCAGATGATCCAGAACGTTCGGGGCAGACCGCCCACTTTCTCGTGAAGAAACGATCGCACGGGAATCAGGGTGGGCGGGCACGTCCCGTCAGGCGAAGGATTTAGCGCACACTAAAAGGTGCGCCGGCACGCACGTGAAGACGCCCGCCGCGACCGCGGCGCAGGGGGGATCGGATGACGGTCGAATGGATCTTCGCGCCCGACGACGTGGCGCGGCTGCGGTTCGCGTTCTCGCCGCTGTGGGAGGCGGTGATGAGCCTGCGCGTGCTCAAGGCCCCCGACCGGCACGCGCTGCACCTGCCGTGGGTGCGCGCGGTCCGGCGGCGGGTGGCCGAGCTGCCCCTCGGCGAGGTCAGCGCGCTCGTCCCCGTGACCGGCTACGTCGCCGACTTCCTCACCCCGCCGCCGGAGTCGCCGCTGCCCGAGTTCACCGCCGAACTGGAGCGGCTGGAGAAGACCCCGCCGGAGGCCGCCGCCGCGGAGGCGAGCCGCGTGCCGGGCGCGGACCCGGCCGTGGTCGAGCGGTTCCAGCGGGATCCGGAGGCGGCCGTACGGCGGGTCGCGGACGCCCTGCGGCTGTACTGGGACGAGGTGCTCTCCGGGTACTGGCCGCGGATCCTCACCCTGCTGGAGACCGACGTGCTCAAACGGACGCGGCGGCTGGCCGCGGGCGGCGCGCGGGCGCTCTTCGCCGACCTGCACGAGAGGGTGCGCTGGACCGGCGACCGCCTGATCGTCGAAAAGCGGTATACGCGCACGACTCCGCTCGGCGGCGACGGCCTGCTGCTGGTGCCCAGCGTGTTCTCCTGGCCGGGCATATTGCTCATGTGCGGGCCGTACCAGCCGATGCTGAGCTATCCGGCGCTCGGCATAGGGACGCTGTGGGAGGAGGGGCCGCCCCCGGCGCCGCAAGGGCTCGCCGCGCTGATCGGCCGCAGGCGGGCGGAGATCCTGCTCGCGCTGGCCGACCCCGCCTCCACCACCGCGCTCGCCCGCCGCCTGTCGATCACGCCCGGGGCGGTGAGCCAGCACCTCTCCGTGCTGCTCGGCGGCGGTCTGGTCGTCCGCGGCAGAGTGGGGCGCGAGGTCGTCTACCGGCGCACTGCGCTCGGCGACACGCTCGCCTGCGCGCCGTGAACCCGCCCGGCCCCTCGTTCGCGCCCATACAGAACACGACCACGGGACCGTGCACGCGTCCGCGCCTGGCTAGACTTCGTAAAGTGAATCATCCCGTCACCTCGCGCGGAGGCCGGTAGGTTGCAGCGCATGCCGGAGCATCCTCCACGACTGCTCGCCGGCCGCTACATTCTCCAGGATCCGTTGGGAGAGGGCGGCATGGGCGTGGTCTGGCGGGCTCACGATCAGCTTCTCCATCGCCCGGTCGCGGTGAAGCAGGTCCTGCTGCGACACAACCACGACCCCAGGAGCAGGAGCGTGGCACTGCGCCGTACCTTGCGGGAGGCGCGGCTGGCCGCGCAGCTCAACCACCCCGGCGTGATCACTGTGCACGACGTGGTGGAGGAGGACGGCCTGCCATGGATCGTCATGGAACTGGTACGCGGCCGGTCGCTGAGTCAAACGCTCCAGGACGGCCCGCTGCCCGAGTCCACGGTCGCGGCGATCAGCACGTGGGTGCTCGGCGCGCTGTCGGCGGCCCACGCCGCGGGGATCGTGCACCGCGACGTCAAACCCGCCAACATCCTCATCGCCGACGACCGCGTGGTGCTGACCGACTTCGGGCTGTCGGTGGCGTCCCAGGAGCCGCTGCGCGGGGCGGGGTCGGCGCGGCTGGTCGGCACCCCGGCCTACCTCGCGCCCGAGCGCATCAGGGGGGAGCGCGCCTCGGCCGCCTCCGACCTGTGGTCCGTGGGGGTGACGATCTATCAAGCGGTTGAGGGGCACCAGCCGTTCGCCCGCGAAGGACTACCCGCCGTGCTCTCGGCGATCCTGCACCAGGATCCGCCGCCGCCGCGCCGGCTCGACATGCTCTTCCCGCTGGTGAGAGGGCTCACCCGCAAGCAGCGCGAGGAACGGTGGTCGGCGGACGACGCGCTGGCCTTCCTCGACCGGCTGTCCCGCCGCTCGGTACGCCGCTGACCGGCGGGTTCGCCCTTTGGGGCGGTGGCCGCGTAACGTGTCCGAAACACGAGCGGGGCAGACTGGGAAGACACGCTGGACCTGTCTTCCGCTGACCGTGATGACGGCGAGGTTGGAACGGCAGCACGAAGGAGATGCCTTGGACCGCCAGCAGGAATTCGTTCTGCGTACCCTCGAGGAACGCGACATCCGGTTCATCCGGCTGTGGTTCACCGACGTACTCGGGTTCCTCAAGTCGGTGGCGGTCGCCCCCGCCGAACTGGAGGGAGCGTTCGCCGAGGGCATCGGCTTCGACGGCTCCGCCATAGAGGGGTTCACCCGGGTCTACGAGTCCGACATGCTGGCCAAGCCCGACCCCTCCACCTTCCAGATCCTGCCCTGGCGCAGCGAGACGCCCGCCGCCGCGCGCATCTTCTGCGACATCCTGATGCCGGACGGCTCGCCGTCGCACGCCGATCCCCGCTGGGTGCTCAAGCGCACCCTCGCCAAGGCGGCCGACATGGGCTTCACCTTCTACACCCATCCCGAGGTGGAGTTCTTCCTGCTCAAGCGGAAGCCCGAGCCCGGCGAGAAACCCGAGCCGATCGATTACGGGGGCTATTTCGACCACACCCCGCACAGCGCGGGCCACGACTTCCGGCGCAACGCGATCATGATGCTGGAGTCGATGGGCATCTCGGTGGAGTACAGCCACCACGAAGGCGCGCCCGGCCAGCAGGAGATCGATCTGCGCTACGCCGACGCGCTGACCACCGCCGACAACATCATGACCTTCCGGCTGGTCATGAAGGAGGTCGCGCTGGAGTCCGGCGTGTGGGCGAGCTTCATGCCCAAGCCGTTCAGCGAGCACCCCGGCTCCGGCATGCACACCCACATGTCGCTGTTCGAGGGTGACCGCAACGCCTTCTACGAGCCGGGCGCGGAGTACCAGCTGTCCAAGATCGGCCGCTCCTTCATAGCGGGCCTGCTCAAGCACGCCGCCGAGATCACCGCCGTGTGCAACCAGTGGGTCAACTCCTACAAGCGGCTGTGGGGCGGAACCGAGGCGATCGCCGGACAGGGCGGCGAGGCGCCCAGCTACATCTGCTGGGGGCACAACAACCGCTCCGCGCTGGTCCGGGTGCCGATGTACAAGCCGCACAAGAGCGCCTCCACCCGGATCGAGTTCCGCTCCCTCGACTCCGCGTGCAACCCCTACCTCGCGTTCGCGGTGATCCTGGCCGCGGGGCTGAAGGGCATCGAGGAGGGCTACGAGATGCCGCCCGGCGCGGAGGACGACGTGTGGGCGCTGACCGACGCCGAGCGCCGCGCGCTGGGTATCCAGCCGCTGCCCCAGTCGCTCGATGAGGCGATAAACGCCATGGAGCGCAGCGAGCTGGTCGCCGAGACCCTCGGGGAGCACGTCTTCGACTACTTCCTGCGCAACAAGCGCGCCGAGTGGGAGGAGTACCGCCGCCAGGTCACCCCCTTCGAGCTCAACCGCTACCTTCCCCTCCTCTGACCGTCTTCCGCCGCCGGCCGTGCCCGCATGCCGCTTCCGCGGGCACGAGGCGGCGGCGTGACGTTTCAGAGCCTGCGAGGTGTGGCTGTGGGGGTACCCGGCGCGCGGCTGCTATGAGGAGATAATTGACGATATGGGCGTTCTGGTGGTGGAACATGAGGCGAGCGCCGGCCCGGGGTACCTCGCCGAATGGCTCGCAGCGGCGGGTACGGCCTGCCGGGTGGTCCGGCCGTACACCGGGGATCGGCTCCCCGCGCGTGCGGACGACGGATTGATCGTGCTGGGCGGCACGCCGTCGGCCTGGGACGACCAGGTCTATCCCTGGCTGCCCGCCACTCGCGAGCTGCTGCGCCGCTCGGTCGCCGACGGCGTGCCCACCCTCGGAGTCTGCCTGGGCGCCCAGCTGCTGACGCTGGCCTGCGGCGGAACCGTGGAACGCGGCACGGCGGGCCTGGAGGTGGGCGTGCACCACGTCCGGCCGCTGCCCGCCGCCGCCGACGACCCCCTGTTCCGCCACCTGCGCGGCCCGGCGCCGGCCGTGCAGTACCACCGCGACGCGATGGTCCGCCTCCCGGACGGAGCCGTGCCGCTGGCCACCGGCGACCGGTACCCGAACCAGGCCTACCGGCTCGGCGAGACCGCGTGGGCGGTGCAGTTCCACCCCGAGGCGGGCGCTGAGATATTCGCCTCCTGGGCCGCCGCCTCCTCCGACAAGCTGACCGCCCGCGGATACGACGTGGAGGAGCTGACCGGGCAGGCGAAACAGGCCGAGACCGAACTCGTCGCCGCCTGGCGGCCGCTGGCCGAGGCGTTCGCGAAAATCGTGGACCGCACGCGGAAAACGGCCTGAACCGCGTCCACGACCCTGAACTCCGACGATGCCGCGCACGGTGCGGAGTTACCGTGTGCGACGACGCCCCGATGGTGTGGCGTGCGTACCTCGTTCTCCGGCTGGAAGGATTGGAGGATCGCATGCGGACCGCGGGAAGTCTCTCCCAGGGGATGTCGTCGCCCGAGGGACGGGACCGGTACGACGGAGGGACGGTGGCGTCGGTGCCGAGAATCGAGACGACCGCCGGGCGCCTCGCCCGGCTCGGCTTCGCCGACGGCGCCCGCGCCGAGCGTCTGCTCGACGAGCTCGGACCCGAGGCGGTCGGCGACCTCGCCCTGCTGGAGGCGCTCGTCGCGGCGGCCGATCCCGACCTCGCGCTGACGTCGCTGAACCGGCTGGCCGAGCGCGACCCGAGCGTTCTCGGCGCGCTGCGCGCCGATCCCGGCCTGCGCGCCCGGCTGATCGGCGTGTTCGGGGTCAGCGCCGCGCTCGGTGACCACGTGACGCGCCACCCCGAGCAGTGGAAGGACCTCGCAGGGGCCGCCGCGGTGCGCCGCGCCTCCGCCGAGGAGCTGCGCGCCGAGCTGCTGCGCGCCGTGGGCGCCGACCCCGGCGACCCCGAGCCGTGCGCCGCCGACGCCTCCACGCACACCCTGTCCGTGCTGCGCGTCGCCTACCGGGGCAGGCTGCTGCACCTGGCGGCCCGGGACGTCACCGGCGCCGCCACCTTGAACGAGGTGACCGCCGAACTGTCCGACCTCGCCGCCGCCGCGCTGGAGGCCGCCTTGGCCGTGGCCCGCGCCGAACACGGCGCCGGCGGCGTACGGCTGGCCGTGATCGGCATGGGCAAGTGCGGCGCGCGTGAACTGAACTACATCAGCGACGTCGACGTGATCTTCGTCGCCGAACCCGCCGGCGACACGGACGAGACCGAGGCGCTGCGGCAGGCCACCAGGCTCGCGCAGAGCGTGATGCGCGCCTGCTCCGAGAGCACGGCCGAGGGCTCTCTGTGGCAGGTGGACGCCGGGCTGCGCCCGGAAGGCCGCTCCGGGCCGCTGGTCCGCACCCTGGCCAGCCACCTCGCCTACTACCGCAGGTGGGCCAAGACGTGGGAGTTCCAGGCGCTGCTGAAGGCCCGCCCCGTCGCCGGCGACATGGCGCTCGGCGGCGCGTACGTCCAGGCCGTCCACGACATGGTCTGGGAGGCCGCGGGCCGGGAGAACTTCGTCGAGGACGTGCGGGCCATGCGGCGCAGAGTCGAGGCGCACGTCCGCGTGGAGGACCCCGAACGGCAGCTCAAGCTCGGCCCCGGCGGG
It contains:
- a CDS encoding ArsR/SmtB family transcription factor, with protein sequence MTVEWIFAPDDVARLRFAFSPLWEAVMSLRVLKAPDRHALHLPWVRAVRRRVAELPLGEVSALVPVTGYVADFLTPPPESPLPEFTAELERLEKTPPEAAAAEASRVPGADPAVVERFQRDPEAAVRRVADALRLYWDEVLSGYWPRILTLLETDVLKRTRRLAAGGARALFADLHERVRWTGDRLIVEKRYTRTTPLGGDGLLLVPSVFSWPGILLMCGPYQPMLSYPALGIGTLWEEGPPPAPQGLAALIGRRRAEILLALADPASTTALARRLSITPGAVSQHLSVLLGGGLVVRGRVGREVVYRRTALGDTLACAP
- a CDS encoding serine/threonine-protein kinase, whose translation is MPEHPPRLLAGRYILQDPLGEGGMGVVWRAHDQLLHRPVAVKQVLLRHNHDPRSRSVALRRTLREARLAAQLNHPGVITVHDVVEEDGLPWIVMELVRGRSLSQTLQDGPLPESTVAAISTWVLGALSAAHAAGIVHRDVKPANILIADDRVVLTDFGLSVASQEPLRGAGSARLVGTPAYLAPERIRGERASAASDLWSVGVTIYQAVEGHQPFAREGLPAVLSAILHQDPPPPRRLDMLFPLVRGLTRKQREERWSADDALAFLDRLSRRSVRR
- a CDS encoding MDR family MFS transporter: MRSFLHEKVGGLPRTFWIIWSGTLVNRLGTMVEPFIGLYLTQARGFSLAAAGTVMTLYGAGALLSQVVAGWMADAFGRRVTLSGGMVLTAAAMVALGASTTLPAIATTMFVLGLALDAYRPASQAIIADVVSPKDRLRAYGLLFWAVNLGFAVAMTSAGWLAGAGFSWLFWVDAATCLFFGALVWFGVRETRPAVRERARGGFRDVLRDKIMLFFTACTMLYTLTYFQIYTTLPLTMSGEGLSPADYGTAVALNGIMVVLIQPLISDRLGRFDQSVVLACGIAVVGAGFALTVLASTTVEYALTVAVWTTGEVIMAGSTGAIVATLAPPHLRGRYSGLYGLAWSSGTLLAPAIGMPLLEIGPHVLWPAVGVIALVAAAGQLALAPAVRRRAAASAADAGTRDGGAGDGAGETRAKERERVPDRE
- the glnA gene encoding type I glutamate--ammonia ligase; amino-acid sequence: MDRQQEFVLRTLEERDIRFIRLWFTDVLGFLKSVAVAPAELEGAFAEGIGFDGSAIEGFTRVYESDMLAKPDPSTFQILPWRSETPAAARIFCDILMPDGSPSHADPRWVLKRTLAKAADMGFTFYTHPEVEFFLLKRKPEPGEKPEPIDYGGYFDHTPHSAGHDFRRNAIMMLESMGISVEYSHHEGAPGQQEIDLRYADALTTADNIMTFRLVMKEVALESGVWASFMPKPFSEHPGSGMHTHMSLFEGDRNAFYEPGAEYQLSKIGRSFIAGLLKHAAEITAVCNQWVNSYKRLWGGTEAIAGQGGEAPSYICWGHNNRSALVRVPMYKPHKSASTRIEFRSLDSACNPYLAFAVILAAGLKGIEEGYEMPPGAEDDVWALTDAERRALGIQPLPQSLDEAINAMERSELVAETLGEHVFDYFLRNKRAEWEEYRRQVTPFELNRYLPLL
- a CDS encoding type 1 glutamine amidotransferase; amino-acid sequence: MGVLVVEHEASAGPGYLAEWLAAAGTACRVVRPYTGDRLPARADDGLIVLGGTPSAWDDQVYPWLPATRELLRRSVADGVPTLGVCLGAQLLTLACGGTVERGTAGLEVGVHHVRPLPAAADDPLFRHLRGPAPAVQYHRDAMVRLPDGAVPLATGDRYPNQAYRLGETAWAVQFHPEAGAEIFASWAAASSDKLTARGYDVEELTGQAKQAETELVAAWRPLAEAFAKIVDRTRKTA